Proteins from a genomic interval of Flammeovirgaceae bacterium SG7u.111:
- a CDS encoding DUF819 family protein has protein sequence MEKEVLFTNDAIVLGILMTVLAFVFITSGSKSPIWKKIYTYFPPVLACYFIPAVLNSLNIISGEDSQLYFVSSRYLLPACLVLLCLSIDLKGIINLGSKSIIMFFAATAGIIFGGPIAVLLVSAFAPELVGGSGPDEIWRGLATIAGSWIGGGANQTAMKEIYGASDVLFSQMIVVDVIVANIWMGFLLYGATIAPKVDKWLKADSSAIDELKDKVEKYSASIAKIPTLKDVVTILAIGFGATAIAHWSSEHISAFMQNYNDTLKAYNLTSLSSGFFWLVVIATTIGLGLSFTKFKKLEGAGASRIGSVFIYVLVASIGMNMDIIKVLDNLGLFAIGIVWMLVHVITLLIVAKLIKAPFFFVAVGSQANVGGAASAPVVASAFSPALAPVGVLMAVLGYALGTYGAIICAELMQLASP, from the coding sequence ATGGAAAAAGAAGTGCTTTTTACAAACGATGCCATCGTACTGGGCATCTTGATGACCGTTTTAGCTTTTGTCTTTATCACCTCGGGTAGCAAAAGTCCTATTTGGAAAAAGATATACACCTATTTTCCCCCAGTGCTGGCCTGTTATTTTATTCCTGCCGTGCTTAACTCGCTCAATATTATTTCGGGCGAAGACTCTCAGCTTTATTTTGTTTCTTCTAGGTATTTATTGCCAGCCTGTTTAGTGTTACTCTGCCTCAGTATCGACCTAAAAGGGATTATAAACCTAGGTTCTAAATCCATCATCATGTTTTTTGCCGCTACGGCAGGTATTATTTTCGGTGGACCTATAGCGGTGTTGCTGGTTTCTGCTTTTGCCCCTGAGCTGGTAGGAGGCTCTGGACCAGATGAAATTTGGCGGGGCTTGGCTACCATAGCGGGAAGTTGGATTGGCGGAGGTGCCAACCAAACGGCAATGAAAGAAATTTACGGTGCGAGCGATGTGCTATTTTCCCAAATGATAGTAGTCGATGTAATTGTTGCCAATATCTGGATGGGCTTTTTGCTCTACGGAGCTACCATCGCCCCCAAGGTAGACAAATGGCTAAAAGCAGATTCTTCGGCTATAGATGAATTGAAAGACAAGGTGGAAAAGTACAGTGCTTCCATAGCTAAAATCCCGACCCTAAAAGATGTGGTTACCATTCTTGCCATAGGTTTCGGTGCAACGGCCATTGCTCATTGGAGCTCGGAACATATTTCTGCATTCATGCAAAATTATAACGATACTTTGAAAGCCTACAACCTTACCTCGCTTTCATCGGGCTTCTTTTGGTTGGTAGTCATTGCCACTACCATAGGTCTGGGATTGTCATTCACTAAGTTCAAAAAACTGGAAGGGGCAGGCGCATCGAGGATCGGTAGCGTATTTATTTACGTGTTGGTAGCCAGTATCGGAATGAACATGGACATTATCAAAGTGTTGGACAACCTTGGGCTTTTTGCCATCGGAATTGTCTGGATGCTGGTACATGTAATCACACTCCTAATAGTTGCCAAACTGATAAAAGCACCATTTTTCTTTGTAGCAGTGGGAAGTCAAGCCAATGTGGGCGGAGCAGCATCTGCACCCGTAGTTGCTTCGGCATTTAGCCCTGCACTTGCCCCTGTGGGCGTGCTGATGGCGGTACTTGGCTATGCCTTGGGTACGTACGGAGCCATAATTTGTGCGGAATTGATGCAACTGGCTTCTCCTTGA
- a CDS encoding 1,4-dihydroxy-2-naphthoate polyprenyltransferase: MMKIWLEAIRLRTLPLALASIGMGSFLAAAQHGFRWEVLALCALTTIFLQILSNLANDYGDSIHGADSKDREGPSRAVQSGKISPKTMKTAMILLGILSLVSGISLLYISISPFTWQVFAFFFVMGLMAIAAAITYTAGSKPYGYAGLGDISVLIFFGWIGVLGTFYLHTGFAQWKLLLPATSCGLLATAVLNVNNIRDIQSDTKAGKMSIPVRLGRERARIYHWSLLIGGMVCAVIFLLFDGTGPLGFIFLITLPLLFKNGLAVSKLEKPAELDPYLKQMAMTTLLFVISFGIGILL, translated from the coding sequence ATGATGAAGATATGGTTAGAGGCCATCAGGCTAAGAACATTGCCTTTGGCGCTTGCAAGTATAGGAATGGGGAGTTTTTTGGCAGCCGCCCAACATGGGTTCAGGTGGGAGGTGCTAGCTCTTTGCGCCCTCACTACCATCTTCTTACAAATCCTTTCCAACTTGGCAAATGACTACGGCGACTCTATCCACGGGGCGGATAGTAAAGACCGAGAAGGTCCCTCCAGGGCAGTGCAATCAGGAAAAATTTCGCCCAAAACCATGAAAACTGCGATGATTCTATTGGGAATTCTTTCCCTCGTTTCGGGCATTTCCTTGCTCTATATTTCCATCAGCCCTTTCACATGGCAGGTCTTCGCCTTCTTTTTTGTAATGGGGCTAATGGCTATAGCAGCGGCTATCACCTATACGGCAGGCAGCAAACCCTATGGTTATGCGGGCTTAGGAGATATTTCCGTGTTGATTTTTTTTGGCTGGATTGGTGTATTAGGTACTTTTTATTTGCACACAGGTTTTGCCCAATGGAAGTTGCTGCTGCCAGCGACCAGTTGCGGATTGCTCGCCACCGCAGTGCTCAATGTGAATAATATCCGCGATATCCAGTCCGACACCAAGGCGGGGAAAATGTCCATTCCCGTAAGGCTAGGTAGAGAACGGGCACGAATCTACCACTGGTCACTACTAATAGGAGGCATGGTTTGCGCTGTGATTTTTCTACTGTTCGACGGAACTGGGCCACTTGGGTTTATCTTCCTCATTACCCTGCCTTTGCTGTTCAAAAATGGTTTGGCCGTAAGCAAATTGGAAAAACCTGCTGAGCTAGATCCTTACCTCAAACAAATGGCAATGACCACGCTGCTTTTTGTGATCAGTTTTGGAATAGGCATCTTGCTTTAA
- a CDS encoding NAD-dependent deacylase, producing MSKRKVVVLSGSGISAESGIPTFRASDGLWAGYNIEEVATPEGWKKNRELVLEFYNERRKNALDAKPNSAHKTLARLESYFELTIITQNVDDLHERAGSSNVIHLHGELFKSRSSLDENLVYDIKGSELNIGDKCEKGSQLRPHIVWFGEPVPMMDIAAEVVMEADILIVVGTSLLVYPAAGLVDYVRGNVPIYVIDPSIPENIGYRPHVRPVQENATTGMKKVADELIENYVLKM from the coding sequence ATGAGCAAGAGAAAAGTTGTCGTGCTTTCGGGCTCGGGAATCAGTGCGGAAAGCGGGATACCGACCTTTAGGGCATCAGATGGATTGTGGGCAGGCTACAATATAGAAGAGGTAGCTACGCCCGAAGGTTGGAAAAAAAACAGGGAATTGGTGCTGGAATTTTACAACGAGCGCAGGAAAAATGCCCTCGATGCCAAACCTAATAGCGCCCACAAGACCCTTGCAAGGCTAGAATCTTATTTTGAACTCACCATCATCACCCAAAATGTAGATGATTTGCACGAACGTGCTGGCTCTTCCAATGTCATCCATTTGCATGGCGAGCTTTTCAAATCCCGCAGTTCGCTGGATGAAAACTTGGTGTACGATATAAAAGGCTCAGAACTGAACATTGGCGATAAATGCGAGAAAGGTTCGCAACTCCGCCCCCATATTGTGTGGTTTGGCGAGCCTGTCCCTATGATGGATATTGCCGCAGAAGTGGTAATGGAAGCAGATATTCTCATTGTGGTAGGAACTTCTTTGCTGGTATACCCCGCTGCCGGATTGGTAGATTATGTGCGGGGAAATGTACCCATTTACGTGATTGACCCAAGCATTCCTGAAAATATTGGTTACCGACCACACGTCCGCCCTGTGCAGGAAAATGCCACCACGGGCATGAAAAAAGTAGCCGATGAGCTAATTGAGAATTATGTATTGAAGATGTAG